A region from the Perca fluviatilis chromosome 16, GENO_Pfluv_1.0, whole genome shotgun sequence genome encodes:
- the LOC120544560 gene encoding complement C1q-like protein 4, which produces MKISVSFVLWLLLLGAVSASETCDCLQNQEQTAQLKIELDNLKQQLQVRQVAFSASLLVTGETTIGPLPTDIVLIYKHVITNIGNAYNSNTGVFTAPVRGVYNFEWHVGAVGDGSHASAGWLVKNSEKVFMAYGQQNQHFGSTSNGVTLLLELGDVVFVRLAANCKVYDNVNKHNTFSGHMLFPM; this is translated from the exons ATGAAGATCTCTGTGAGTTTTGttctgtggctgctgctgctcggcGCTGTCTCTGCAAGTGAAACTTGTGATTGCCTGCAGAATCAAG AACAAACAGCACAGCTGAAGATTGAACTGGACAATCTGAAGCAACAATTGCAAG tccgaCAGGTTGCATTCTCAGCCTCTCTGCTGGTTACAGGTGAAACAACTATTGGACCCTTGCCCACGGACATTGTCCTGATCTACAAACACGTTATCACCAACATCGGAAATGCCTACAACTCAAACACAG GTGTGTTCACTGCCCCGGTGAGAGGAGTGTACAACTTTGAGTGGCATGTCGGTGCAGTTGGAGACGGCAGCCACGCTTCAGCTGGTTGGTTGGTCAAGAACTCAGAGAAGGTTTTCATGGCATATGGGCAACAGAATCAACATTTCGGTAGTACCTCTAATGGAGTCACGCTGTTGCTAGAGTTGGGAGACGTCGTGTTTGTGCGTTTGGCGGCTAACTGTAAGGTGTATGACAATGTCAATAAGCACAACACCTTCAGTGGGCATATGCTGTTCCCCATGTAA
- the LOC120544566 gene encoding histone H2A-like: MSGRGKTGGKARAKAKTRSSRAGLQFPVGRVHRLLRKGNYAQRVGAGAPVYLAAVLEYLTAEILELAGNAARDNKKTRIIPRHLQLAVRNDEELNKLLGGVTIAQGGVLPNIQAVLLPKKTEKPAKK, encoded by the coding sequence ATGTCTGGAAGAGGAAAAACCGGAGGTAAAGCCAGAGCGAAGGCCAAGACCCGCTCCTCTCGTGCCGGGCTCCAGTTCCCCGTCGGCCGTGTCCACAGGCTGCTCCGCAAAGGGAACTACGCTCAGCGGGTCGGCGCCGGAGCTCCGGTGTATCTGGCGGCCGTGCTGGAGTACCTGACCGCTGAGATCCTGGAGCTGGCTGGAAACGCTGCCCGCGACAACAAGAAGACCCGTATCATCCCCCGCCATCTGCAGCTGGCCGTCCGCAACGACGAGGAGCTCAACAAGCTGCTGGGCGGAGTGACCATCGCTCAGGGCGGCGTGCTGCCCAACATCCAGGCCGTCCTGCTGCCCAAGAAGACCGAGAAGCCCGCTAAGAAGTAA